The following nucleotide sequence is from Solidesulfovibrio carbinolicus.
CTGTCCTTCGACACCGAACTGCGCAAGATCGTCGCGCCCCTTGGCCGGTCCACGTCCCTGCCCATCGGCATGTCCGACGGCCTGGGCATCAGCGACTACCACGTGGCCGAGCGCCTGAAGATCAAGTACGTGGTTTAACCCGGGCGTCCTTTTACACGCACCAAGGCGGCACGAACATGGCACAGCAAACCGTCACCATACACGGCATAGAAAACGGACAACGCGTCCAGTCCCGCATCCTGGAGGAGCGCATCCAGCGCGCCGTCACCCAGGGCGCGCGCGACCTTATCGTTGAAGCCTTCGGCCAGCACGGCATCGGCGGCCGGCTGTGGGTCTCCCGCGAGGAACCAATTCGCGTGCGCATCACCGGCTCGCCCGGCCAGCGCACCGGCTCCATGGGCTTCCCCGGCACCCGCATCGACATCGACGGCTCGGTCTCCGACGACATCGGCTGGCTCAACGCCGGAGCCGACATTGTCGTGCGCGGCAACGCCGGCAACGGCGCCTGCAACGCCATGGCCCAGGGCAAGGTCATGATCGCCGGCAACATCGGTTCGCGCGGCATGACCATGACCAAGCAGAACCCCAAGTACGCCGCGCCGGAACTCTTTGTCCTGGGCAGCGTCGGCGACTACTTCGCCGAATTCATGGCCGGCGGCACGGCCGTGGTCTGCGGCTTCGAGCCGCAAAACCCGGACAACGTGCTCGGCTACCGCCCCTGCGTCGGCATGGTGGGCGGGCGCATCTTCTTCCGCGGCCCCCACAAAGGCTTTTCCCTGGCCGACGCCAAGCTCGTGGCCATCGACGACGCCACGTTTGGCTGGCTGACCGAGAACCTGGGGAAGTTCCTCGACGCCATCGGTCGGCCGGAACTGTTCGACGCCCTGGCCAACCGCGACGACTGGCAGCTCATCGCCGCCCGGTCGCCCTACGAAAAGACCGGCAAGAGCCGCCGTCCCATGGGCGAATTCCGCGCCCAGGTCTGGGACGCGGAACTCGGCCGGGGCGGCCTTATCGGCGACCTCGACGACTCCGACCGCAGCACCATCGGCCTTATCGTCACCGGCGAGCTGCGCCGGTTCGTGCCGGTCTGGGAAAACAAGAAATACCTCGCCCCCTGTCAGGCCAGCTGCCCCACCGGCATCCCGGTGCAGGAGCGCTGGCAGCTCGTGCGCGACGGGCTCATGGACGAAGCCATGGACCTGGCGCTCGCCTACACGCCCTTCCCGGCCACGGTCTGCGGCTACCTGTGCCCCAACCTGTGCATGCAGGGCTGCACCCGCAACGTCGGCACCTTAAAGCCCCTGGACACGGCCATGCTCGGCAAGGCCAACGTCAAGGCCGGCAAGATGCCCAAGCTCCCGGAGCTGTCCGGCAAGCGCGTGGCCGTCATCGGCGGCGGTCCGGCCGGCATGTCCGTGGCCTGGCAGCTGCGGCTGGCCGGCCATGAGGCCGTGATCTACGATCCGGCCGAGAAGCTCGGCGGCAAGATCAGCTCGTCGATTCCCTCCAGCCGCATCCCGGCCGACGTGCTCGACGCCGAGATCGCCCGGGCCCGGGAAATCCTGCCCCACATCCAGACCCAAAAGGCCCTTTCGGCCGACGAGTTCGCCCAGATCGTCACGGACTACGACTACGTGGTGCTGGCCGTTGGCGCGAACAAGCCCCGCATGTTGCCGGTTCCGGGCAAGGAACTGGCCACCCCGGCGCTGACCTTCTTAAAGGCCGCCAAGAAGAGCGAAGGCAAGGTCGGCAAGCGCGTGGTCATTATCGGCGCGGGCAACGTGGGCTGCGACGTGGCCACCGAAGCCGCACGCCTGGGGGCCGAGTCCATTACGCTCATCGACATCCAAAAGCCCGCCGCCTTTGGCAAGGAAAAGCACGACGCCGAAGAAGTCGGCGCGGTCTTCAAGTGGCCCTGCTTCACCAAGGAGATCACGCCCGAGGGCGTGCTGCTGCAGTCGGGCGAGCTGATCCCGGCCGACACGGTGCTGCTGTCCGTGGGCGACGTGCCGGACATCGAGTTCCTGGGCGACACCATCGCCACGGAACGCGGCCATGTGAAGGTCAACAGCATCTTCCAGACGACCAACCCCAAGGTGTTCGCCATCGGCGACATCGTGAAGCCGGGCCTTTTAACCCAGGCCATCGGCATGGGCCGCGACGCGGCCCGGGCCATCGACGAGATATTAACCGGCAAGCGTCCCTGCGAGGACACGCGCAAGATGATCGACTACAAGCGGGCCAAGCTTGAGTACTTCGATCCGCGCGTGCTGGAGTTCAACGATCTCGACTCCTGCGCCAGCCAGTGTTCGTCCTGCGGCGCTTGCCGCGACTGCGGCCTGTGCGAGACCTTGTGCCCGGTGGGGGCGATTACCCGCCAGCAGAAGGAAGGCAAGGAATTCGCCATGGTTTCGGACCCGGACAAGTGCATCGGCTGCGGTTTCTGCGCCAACGCCTGCCCCTGCGGCGTCTGGAGCATCGTGGAGAATACGCCGCTGACGACGTAGCGGTGCGGGGGAATGCCCCCGGCCCCGGGAGGGGCGAAGTAATTGGAAAATGGACGGGCCGCCTCGGAAGAGGCGGCCCGTTTTTTAGATCGTTATTTCAGTCCAACAAGTTCTTTCCCGTACATCTTTACAACCATATTATCTCCGAACTGTTGATTTAGGTTATCTACTATAGGCTGAATCAAAAGAAGCGCATTTTTCAAAACTTCGCGAAGGTATAAATTATTATCTCCAAATATTTCAGGGCTAAATTGATACAGACTTTCTATAACAGTGTCTTGATTGACAAATCCATGCTCATCAAAGCCTTTTCTCGCATTCCATACAGTCCACAAGCGATTGATGCATTTGCTTTCATATGGAACTAATTTCCAATGTTCTTCATCCATGAACTTGACAACGCTAGACATATAATCTGTGTATTTATGCAAATAGTAAGCTTGTATTCCAATTTCTTTGCAAAAATACCGCTCAAACCAAATGTCGATGTACTTTTCCTGTAAATCTTCAAACGTCAAACACACAATATTTGTATTTTTTGTATACTCTAAAGCTCCAGCTTGAAATCCATTCTTTGAAATTATAAACCCAATATTAGCACCTGTTTCAGACATAACCGTCATAAACGAATGGACTACACTCTGATCGACCCTTTCGCTCCAATTTTTGCATTCCGAAATAATTTTTATGGGATGGTCACCAACTTTATCAACAGCAAATACATCAACGCACACTTTCCCACGGGGGGTCTCTATGGTATACTCTTGTTCTGCAAAATAGCCGATTTCTCGGAATATATTTCTAACACCTAGTTGCAGATCTCGCCAGTTTGTTGGCAAAGGATTTTCAACAAGATGAATGCAATCTCGCATAACTACAGTCTATATCTTCAAACATCAAAAATCAAGATCATTTATACCCAGTCATATATTGCTCAAATATCAGTACATTACATCGAATACTTATTAAGATGCGTTGCGCCGCATCAAGGAGGCTTTCGACCATGAGTAAAGCCCAACAAGCCCTCTCCCAACTCATCGCCGACCTCGACGCCGGCATCGCACCGAAACCCATCCGGTGCACGACCTTGACGCCCCGCGAGGACGGCTCTTTCCTGCGCCGCGTCCTGGCCGGCGACGGCAGCGTCCTGGCCGAGGACATCGTCACGCCCGGGCAGTCCATCCCCCATCCCCATCCCGAAATCCTGCGCGCCATCGCCGCGCCGTAACACCCCCCGCGCCGGGACAGCTCCGTGCCCTGTCGGCCCGCCTCCCCGCGTCCGCTGCGCTGCCGCTCAACGCGCCTCATTTCCCCTATTCCGAAATCTTCAGCCGCATCGCCACCCGATTTCGCAACCCCCGCTCCTGCTCTTCGCGCAGTATCTCCGCAATCGCCTGCGGCATGTCCGCCTCGCCGACAACGCCAAAACCCAGTTTGGCGTAGAACGGGGCATTCCAGGCAATATCCGAGAAGGTCGTCAGATAGCATTCCGCAAATCCGCGCTCGTGCATTGCCTGCATGGCGTGGCGGATCAACGCCGTTCCCAGGCCTTGCCGGCCGTGGTCAGGATGCACGTCCACCTGGGCTAGCAGGGCCAGGCCGTCGACCGCTTGCACAAGGATATACCCAACAGGCGATCCGCCAGCATCGACAGCCACCCACAGCATGTCCTGCGCTTGCGCATCTAGCAAAACGTCCATGGGCACCTTGTCCGAAAGAATATGTTCCGGCAGGTAATCGTCAGGAAAAAGCTTCGCCGCCGCGAGCTCGATGGCGTTCAACAAGGGCAGATGCCGCGACTCGGCCGGGATGATGGCGTATCCCGCCGGCACGATTTTGGAACATTCGCTTTTCATGGCGCAGCCTGCTTCGTGATAGCTTTCGCCAAACACGGTTTTTCTGGGGAGTTCGAGAAGGAAGCGCGCGGCGAGGCGGCGAGAGCCGCCCGCTCTCTGGAATGTGGACAAATCCTTTAGTCGAAAGAGAGGGCCCGCTTTCCGGCTCGGAGAGTAGCCGGCTTATGGACAGCTGGAAAGGCTCTCGGACAGGCCTCGGACGGGGCGGCCAAACGCTTCAAAGCTGACGAAAAGGCCATCGGCCGACGCCTAGGACCTATGACAAGACAAACCACTGGAATATTTTAACATATACAATTTACTCAATATGTTGTTTGCCATGTCCTTTTGCTTAAGAAATGGACTTGGAATAAGGCCCAGGCAAGGCCAGGACGCTGCGCTCCAGGACCAGCCATGGCGTTTGCGCCCCGGGTCCGGCCATGATAGCCAACACGGCGAAATCGACCCCCCTTCGAGGTCCCATGCGAGCCGTCCGCGACGCCCTGGTGTGGTGCTACTGGCATCCCTTCAAGCGACTGATCCAGGCCCTGCCCCTGCCGCGCGCCCTGGCCCTGGCCCGGGGGCTGGGGAGCCTGCTTGGCCGCGTGCCCAACGCCCGGCTGCACGGCATGGCCGAGGCGGCCCGTCTCGTTCCCGGCGTTCCGGCCGATCCGGCCGCCCGCCTGGCCCTGGCCCGGGAGGCCTTGCGCCAGTTCTGCCAGACCGACCTCGAAGTGCTCTACTTCCCCAGACTCACCCCGGCCATAACGGCCGCCCACGTGCGCATAGAAGGCCGCCAGCGCCTGGACGCCGCCTTGACCCAGGGACGCGGCGTCATGCTCGCCTTTGGCCACTACGGGGCCAATCAGATGGTCATGCCCGCCGTGGGCCACGCCGGCTACCGCATGTGCCAGCTCTCGGCCCCGGCCACGAAGCTCAATGAAAAACTGCCCGAGGCCCGAAGCGCCGCCGTGCGCCGCACCCGGGAACTGCGCTGGGCCCACGAACAGACCCTGCCCGTGACCCATATCGACGTGTTCGGCAGCCTCAAGGGCGCGTTCACCTGCCTGCGCGGCGGCCATGTCCTGGGCGTGGCCATGGACGGCGGCGGCGGCGAGAAACGCGCAGCCGTGCCGTTTCTGGGCCGCCAGGCTCTTTTTTCCCTGGGGCCGATGCTGCTCGCCGCCAAGACCGGCTGCGCCGTGCTGCCCTGCTTCATGGAGCGCGCCCCGTCCGGCAGCCTCACCCTGCGCATCGAGGACGCGCTCCCACTGGTCGCCCCCGGCGATAACGGCGCGTTGGCCGAGGACGCGGCCCGGGCCAACACCGCCGCCTTTGCCGCTCGCTTAAGCGCCGCCGTTATCGCCCAGCCCAGCCATTACCTCTACTTCCTGGCCTTTCGCCAACACATGGCCGCAGCCGGGCACGAGCCTTTTTTCCTGGAATAAAACGCCGGAGCCGGGTTATGACGGCCTTGCCGCCGGACAACCTCCGGCGGCCCATCCCACCGCCAAGGACCGACACCCATGGACCACGCCCTGCTCGATCTGCCCCTTGATGACAAAATCGCCCTGTCCAAGCGCGTGCTGGCCGGTGCCATGGACCGCTTCGGCCACGCCTTCTGGATCGCCTGGACCGGGGCCAAGGACAGCACGCTGACCCTGTGGCTGGCCCGGGAACTGTGCCGCGAGACCGGCCGGACCATGCCGCGGGTGCTCACCATCGACGAAGGCGACCCGTTCCCGGAAATCCTCGATTTCCAAAAGCGCCTGACCGCCGAATGGGGCCTGGACGTCCATCTGGCCGCCAACCACGAGATTCTTGACCGCAAGCCGGCCATCGGCGACTACATCGACCTGTCCGGCCTGTCCCAGGCCGTGCGCGACGAAGCGGCCCGCACCGGATTCACCGGCCCCGGGTTCCCCTTTGACCCGGAATCGCCGCTCGGCAACCAACTCATGAAGGTGCTGCCCATGAACACCTTTTTGCGCGAAAACGGCGTGGCCGCCCTGGCCACGGCCATCCGCTGGGACGAGCATCCGGCCCGGGAAGGCGAACTCTACGAAAGCCCGCGCGAAGAGCCGCCGCATCTGCGCGTCCACCCCATCCTGCACATGCGCGAGGCCGACGTCTGGGCCATTACGCGCGGCCAGGGCCTGCCCCAC
It contains:
- a CDS encoding restriction endonuclease; translation: MRDCIHLVENPLPTNWRDLQLGVRNIFREIGYFAEQEYTIETPRGKVCVDVFAVDKVGDHPIKIISECKNWSERVDQSVVHSFMTVMSETGANIGFIISKNGFQAGALEYTKNTNIVCLTFEDLQEKYIDIWFERYFCKEIGIQAYYLHKYTDYMSSVVKFMDEEHWKLVPYESKCINRLWTVWNARKGFDEHGFVNQDTVIESLYQFSPEIFGDNNLYLREVLKNALLLIQPIVDNLNQQFGDNMVVKMYGKELVGLK
- a CDS encoding phosphoadenosine phosphosulfate reductase family protein translates to MDHALLDLPLDDKIALSKRVLAGAMDRFGHAFWIAWTGAKDSTLTLWLARELCRETGRTMPRVLTIDEGDPFPEILDFQKRLTAEWGLDVHLAANHEILDRKPAIGDYIDLSGLSQAVRDEAARTGFTGPGFPFDPESPLGNQLMKVLPMNTFLRENGVAALATAIRWDEHPAREGELYESPREEPPHLRVHPILHMREADVWAITRGQGLPHCSLYAKGYRSLGTLSGTVRKSDLPAWEQDLDDRSGERAGRDQDKEDAMEQLRALGYM
- a CDS encoding lysophospholipid acyltransferase family protein, with the translated sequence MRAVRDALVWCYWHPFKRLIQALPLPRALALARGLGSLLGRVPNARLHGMAEAARLVPGVPADPAARLALAREALRQFCQTDLEVLYFPRLTPAITAAHVRIEGRQRLDAALTQGRGVMLAFGHYGANQMVMPAVGHAGYRMCQLSAPATKLNEKLPEARSAAVRRTRELRWAHEQTLPVTHIDVFGSLKGAFTCLRGGHVLGVAMDGGGGEKRAAVPFLGRQALFSLGPMLLAAKTGCAVLPCFMERAPSGSLTLRIEDALPLVAPGDNGALAEDAARANTAAFAARLSAAVIAQPSHYLYFLAFRQHMAAAGHEPFFLE
- a CDS encoding FAD-dependent oxidoreductase; the encoded protein is MAQQTVTIHGIENGQRVQSRILEERIQRAVTQGARDLIVEAFGQHGIGGRLWVSREEPIRVRITGSPGQRTGSMGFPGTRIDIDGSVSDDIGWLNAGADIVVRGNAGNGACNAMAQGKVMIAGNIGSRGMTMTKQNPKYAAPELFVLGSVGDYFAEFMAGGTAVVCGFEPQNPDNVLGYRPCVGMVGGRIFFRGPHKGFSLADAKLVAIDDATFGWLTENLGKFLDAIGRPELFDALANRDDWQLIAARSPYEKTGKSRRPMGEFRAQVWDAELGRGGLIGDLDDSDRSTIGLIVTGELRRFVPVWENKKYLAPCQASCPTGIPVQERWQLVRDGLMDEAMDLALAYTPFPATVCGYLCPNLCMQGCTRNVGTLKPLDTAMLGKANVKAGKMPKLPELSGKRVAVIGGGPAGMSVAWQLRLAGHEAVIYDPAEKLGGKISSSIPSSRIPADVLDAEIARAREILPHIQTQKALSADEFAQIVTDYDYVVLAVGANKPRMLPVPGKELATPALTFLKAAKKSEGKVGKRVVIIGAGNVGCDVATEAARLGAESITLIDIQKPAAFGKEKHDAEEVGAVFKWPCFTKEITPEGVLLQSGELIPADTVLLSVGDVPDIEFLGDTIATERGHVKVNSIFQTTNPKVFAIGDIVKPGLLTQAIGMGRDAARAIDEILTGKRPCEDTRKMIDYKRAKLEYFDPRVLEFNDLDSCASQCSSCGACRDCGLCETLCPVGAITRQQKEGKEFAMVSDPDKCIGCGFCANACPCGVWSIVENTPLTT
- a CDS encoding GNAT family N-acetyltransferase is translated as MSTFQRAGGSRRLAARFLLELPRKTVFGESYHEAGCAMKSECSKIVPAGYAIIPAESRHLPLLNAIELAAAKLFPDDYLPEHILSDKVPMDVLLDAQAQDMLWVAVDAGGSPVGYILVQAVDGLALLAQVDVHPDHGRQGLGTALIRHAMQAMHERGFAECYLTTFSDIAWNAPFYAKLGFGVVGEADMPQAIAEILREEQERGLRNRVAMRLKISE